The nucleotide sequence TCTGCATCGTGCGTCCGGGCGAGGAGATGGAGACGCTTTCGGGCGGCAATCCTTCGACGACGAACAACCGCATGGAGATGACGGCGGCGATCGAGGCGCTGCGTCATTTGCCCAAGCGAGAGCCGATCGTGCTGTCGACGGACAGCCAGTATCTGAAGAACGGCATCACGAAGTGGATCTTCAGTTGGAAGCGGCGCGGCTGGAAGAAAGCGGACGGGACTCCCGTCCTCAATCAGGAGCTTTGGCAGGAACTCGATGGCCTGATTGCCGGGCGAAGCATCATTTTCCGCTGGGTCAAGGGTCATGCGGGGCATAAGTACAATGAGATCTGCGACATGTTGGCAAAAAGAGAAGCACAAGCCTTTTTATGAAGGTTTGTGCTTCTCTTTTTGCCTACTGCCGCTCCAGCGTCGATTCGCCATAATCGTTGACGGTCACGGAGCCTTTGACGAAGACGAGGGCGGCGAGCAGGAAGACTTCGTAGATTTCGAGGGCGAAGGCGGCGGCGATGATTTCGAGACCGAACGGTTCGCGTGCGAGGATGCGAGGGTCGCCGTCGAAGAACGCGAGGCAGCCGATGAAGGCGAGCGTGAGCGCGAGCGGCACGCCCGCGAGCCAGCCGCTTCTGCCGATGTCGTGCAGACGCTGTGTGACGATGCCGATGGGCAGGATGGCGGCGAGGGCGCAGGAGACCGATGTGCCGTAGAGAGCGACGAGATTGCCGAGGGGCTGCGGCAGGCGCTCCGCCGTTTCCAGCACGACGAAGACGAGCAGCGAGACGAAGAAGAGGAGGAAGAGCAGGCGCAGTAAGAAGCGCTTGCGGTTCATGCGCCCCTTGAGTTGGAGCATGCGCAGGAAGAACGGATAGTCCTCCTTGGGGCGCTCCGCGATATAGGGGTGTAAATCAGCGGCGCTCTCGGGTGAGCCGGAAGCATTGCTCGAAAACTCTCCTTCGGCAAAGATCAGATAGACGTGCAGGAGGATGAGCAGGGCGAGTGCCGCGCCCCCATAGGGCAGGGCGCTCTTGAGCAGCAGATGATCGGGAGCGACGCCCAAAAGCGGCGGCAGGCCAAGGAAGAGGAGCAGTGTACGACCCTCTTCGGCGAGCGCGAGGATAATGAGCGGGCAGATGACGGCGATGAGCCATGCTGTATCGCCGTAGCCGAGGTCATGCCAGCGCCGCATGGCCGCGCGCAAGAATACGATCAGCAGAAGTGCAAGAGGCACGCTGATGAGGAGGATGGCGGCGAAAGCGGCCGCGAGCGAGATGTTTTCCGACGGCATGGGGCGGCCTGCGCCGAGCCATGAGAGGACGGCAGCCGTCACACCCGTGACGAGCGCGGCGAGGCCTGCCGCCGCGACGAGACTGCCGACGAGGTGCAGGACGAAGAGCTTTTGCCCCATGCGGCCTTCGGGCGAGAGCCATTTTTCGAAAAGCCCCTGCAGGAAGCCGCCGCGCGGCGGCGGCTTCACCTCTTCTTCCAATTCGGCTGCCATCTCACTGCGCTTTTCCTCGTCTGCGAGCAATTCCTGCAAGAGTTCGGCGGCGCTCTGACGCGGCCGCGTTTCGCCGATCGGCGGCGTTCTTTCCTCGATGCCGTCTTTGGCTGCCTGTGTCTGTCTTTCTGCCGATATCTCTGTCGTGTCAAGGTTGTTCGTGTCGGTTCGCCCGCCTAGTCTGTCCAGCCTGTCCAGCTCGTCTATATCCTCAGAGCCATCGCTGTCGTCTGTCGGTGGTTCTTTCGCTTTTTTCGAAGGGTGCAGCATTTCTTCGAGCGCCGCTTCACTCGAAAAGCTCTCGCGTCTCAGGCGTTCCAGGATGCTTTCCGTGTCTTCTGCTGCCTTGCCTGTTTTTGCCATCGGTCATGTCTCTCCTTCGATTCATATCGTTCTCCTGCTTGATTCCTTCAAAATGCGGTCGTAGATGTAGCCTTCGCGCACGCCCGAGTCGCTGTAGGCGATGGAAGAAAGTGCGAAGCGTTCGGTGAGGAGACCGGCGATGACGAGGCCGGGCAGGAGCGTGTGCATGCGGTCGGGAACGGTGCGCATGAGATGCACGGCGTCATCTTCTGTGAGATGGCGATCGCGCAGGAAGCGCGCGAGCAGCGCATCGATTGCCGCGCGTGTGATCGTCCGGCCGTCCGAGGCAGAAAAGAGAGCGGCAGAGAGCGCCGCTGCGCCCTTGAAAGTGCCGCCGATGCCGCAGGCGGGAAGCCCCTGGAGTCCTGTGAAATCTGCGGCGGCATCGAGGATGCGTGCGGCGTCCGTGCGCATCTTCGCGACTTCCTCGCGAGACGGCAGGAGCTCTTTCGTGAATTTCGTGTGCAGGTAGAGAGAGCCGACGGGAAGGCTCGTCTTGCGCACGATTTTTTGC is from Selenomonas sputigena ATCC 35185 and encodes:
- a CDS encoding DUF805 domain-containing protein, whose product is MAKTGKAAEDTESILERLRRESFSSEAALEEMLHPSKKAKEPPTDDSDGSEDIDELDRLDRLGGRTDTNNLDTTEISAERQTQAAKDGIEERTPPIGETRPRQSAAELLQELLADEEKRSEMAAELEEEVKPPPRGGFLQGLFEKWLSPEGRMGQKLFVLHLVGSLVAAAGLAALVTGVTAAVLSWLGAGRPMPSENISLAAAFAAILLISVPLALLLIVFLRAAMRRWHDLGYGDTAWLIAVICPLIILALAEEGRTLLLFLGLPPLLGVAPDHLLLKSALPYGGAALALLILLHVYLIFAEGEFSSNASGSPESAADLHPYIAERPKEDYPFFLRMLQLKGRMNRKRFLLRLLFLLFFVSLLVFVVLETAERLPQPLGNLVALYGTSVSCALAAILPIGIVTQRLHDIGRSGWLAGVPLALTLAFIGCLAFFDGDPRILAREPFGLEIIAAAFALEIYEVFLLAALVFVKGSVTVNDYGESTLERQ
- the rnhA gene encoding ribonuclease HI, producing MAQKFYAVRAGRATGIFLTWEECRAQVEGFRGARYKSFPTEAEARAWLTAAQPLSALFDEAEAAPTRRAPVRKKSAAMGGRANEAADDASLCHVYTDGSCLRNPNGPGGWAVCIVRPGEEMETLSGGNPSTTNNRMEMTAAIEALRHLPKREPIVLSTDSQYLKNGITKWIFSWKRRGWKKADGTPVLNQELWQELDGLIAGRSIIFRWVKGHAGHKYNEICDMLAKREAQAFL
- a CDS encoding Ppx/GppA phosphatase family protein, encoding MIHAIIDIGSNTVRMAVYQIKDSAVEQIMKKKDTTVGLASFMHDNVLEERGIKRLVYALEDFQKFLAALHIENVSIFTTGALRNAANSREAIAEIKTRTGLDIYVIRGEEEAELDFIGATHDLAAEEGLLFDIGGASTEMVHYKAQKIVRKTSLPVGSLYLHTKFTKELLPSREEVAKMRTDAARILDAAADFTGLQGLPACGIGGTFKGAAALSAALFSASDGRTITRAAIDALLARFLRDRHLTEDDAVHLMRTVPDRMHTLLPGLVIAGLLTERFALSSIAYSDSGVREGYIYDRILKESSRRTI